From Apus apus isolate bApuApu2 chromosome 13, bApuApu2.pri.cur, whole genome shotgun sequence, a single genomic window includes:
- the NEURL1B gene encoding E3 ubiquitin-protein ligase NEURL1B isoform X1: MGNTVHKTLADTSHQTRSVSSRPYYSLPNSSHERRSVLTVTEPPRFHSQAKGKNVRLDAHSRKATRRNSFCNGVTFTNRPIHLYEKVRLKLVAVHHGWSGALRFGFTIHDPSQMSSEEIPKYACPDLVTRPGYWAKALPERFAVRDNILAFWVDRHGRVFYSINDEEPILFHCGIKVSGPLWALIDVYGITHEVQILDSMFAETMTTARLSSARLSTCLPQSNHDSANFNNNELENNQVVAKIANLNLSRVPGLATDNHIIPCCPNRRQRAQGVPAFLDTDLRFHPTRGPDITFSQDRMVACTNWQESNRTLVFSDRPLHIGESLFVEVGHLGLPYYGALSFGITSCDPSTLRTNELPADPDFLLDRKEYWVVYRAFPVLNSGDILSFMVLPNGEVHHGVNGASRGMLMCVDTSQSLWVFFTIHGVINQLKILGTVQSSPVTVSPSGSPGGSQYDSDSDMAFSVNRSSSASESSLVTAPSSPLSPPISPVFPPPEPSSSKNGECTVCFDSEVDTVIYTCGHMCLCNTCGLKLKKQLNACCPICRRVIKDVIKIYRP, encoded by the exons ACACAAGCCACCAGACCCGCTCAGTCTCCAGCCGCCCCTACTACAGTTTGCCCAACAGCAGCCATGAGAGACGTTCGGTTCTCACCGTCACGGAGCCGCCGCGTTTCCACTCCCAAGCCAAAGGCAAGAACGTGCGCCTGGACGCTCACTCCCGCAAGGCCACGCGGAGGAACAGTTTCTGCAATGGGGTCACCTTCACCAACCGGCCCATCCATCTCTACGAGAAGGTCAGGCTGAAGCTGGTGGCTGTGCACCACGGCTGGAGTGGGGCCCTGCGCTTTGGCTTCACCATTCACGACCCATCGCAGATGAGCTCTGAGGAGATACCAAAGTACGCCTGTCCGGACCTGGTGACCCGACCTGGATACTGGGCCAAAGCTTTGCCAGAGAGGTTTGCTGTGAGAGACAATATCTTGGCCTTCTGGGTTGACCGTCATGGGAGAGTCTTCTATAGTATTAATGATGAGGAGCCAATATTGTTTCACTGTGGTATTAAAGTTTCTGGTCCTCTCTGGGCACTCATAGACGTCTATGGAATTACCCATGAAGTGCAAATACTAG ACAGCATGTTTGCAGAGACCATGACCACTGCCCGGCTCAGCAGTGCCCGGCTCAGCACTTGCCTTCCGCAGAGCAACCATGATTCTGCCAACTTCAATAACAACGAACTGGAGAATAACCAAGTGGTAGCCAAAATTGCAAACCTAAACCTAAGCCGGGTTCCAGGGCTTGCGACAGACAACCACATCATCCCCTGTTGCCCAAACCGACGGCAGCGTGCCCAGGGGgtcccagccttcctggacacTGACCTGCGATTCCACCCCACTCGTGGACCTGACATCACATTTTCTCAGGACCGGATGGTTGCCTGTACCAACTGGCAAGAAAGCAATAGGACTTTGGTGTTTTCTGACCGACCTTTGCACATTGGTGAAAGCCTCTTTGTGGAAGTAGGACATCTTGGGTTGCCATATTATGGGGCCCTTTCGTTTGGCATCACTTCTTGTGATCCGAGTACTTTACGGACAAACGAGCTCCCAGCAGATCCAGACTTTCTCTTGGACCGCAAGGAATACTGGGTGGTTTACCGAGCGTTCCCGGTCCTCAACAGTGGTGACATTCTCAGTTTCATGGTCTTGCCGAATGGAGAGGTGCACCACGGGGTGAATGGAGCCAGCCGAGGAATGCTCATGTGCGTGGACACCTCACAGTCTCTCTGGGTGTTTTTTACAATCCACGGTGTAATCAACCAGCTCAAAATACTGG GCACTGTGCAGTCCAGCCCAGTGACCGTCTCTCCCTCAGGATCCCCCGGTGGTTCGCAGTACGACAGTGACTCGGACATGGCCTTCAGCGTCAACAGGTCGTCGTCTGCTTCGGAGTCGTCGCTCG tgactgctcccagctcccctctgAGCCCCCCCATCTCTCCTGTCTTCCCCCCTCCAGAGCCATCAAGCAGCAAGAATGGGGAATGCACCGTCTGCTTTGACAGCGAGGTGGACACAGTGATCTACACCTGCGGACACATGTGCCTCTGCAACACCTGTGGTCTTAAGCTGAAGAAGCAGCTCAACGCCTGCTGCCCAATCTGCCGACGGGTCATCAAAGATGTTATTAAAATATACCGTCCCTAG
- the NEURL1B gene encoding E3 ubiquitin-protein ligase NEURL1B isoform X2, producing MGNTVHKTLADTSHQTRSVSSRPYYSLPNSSHERRSVLTVTEPPRFHSQAKGKNVRLDAHSRKATRRNSFCNGVTFTNRPIHLYEKVRLKLVAVHHGWSGALRFGFTIHDPSQMSSEEIPKYACPDLVTRPGYWAKALPERFAVRDNILAFWVDRHGRVFYSINDEEPILFHCGIKVSGPLWALIDVYGITHEVQILDSMFAETMTTARLSSARLSTCLPQSNHDSANFNNNELENNQVVAKIANLNLSRVPGLATDNHIIPCCPNRRQRAQGVPAFLDTDLRFHPTRGPDITFSQDRMVACTNWQESNRTLVFSDRPLHIGESLFVEVGHLGLPYYGALSFGITSCDPSTLRTNELPADPDFLLDRKEYWVVYRAFPVLNSGDILSFMVLPNGEVHHGVNGASRGMLMCVDTSQSLWVFFTIHGVINQLKILGTVQSSPVTVSPSGSPGGSQYDSDSDMAFSVNRSSSASESSLEPSSSKNGECTVCFDSEVDTVIYTCGHMCLCNTCGLKLKKQLNACCPICRRVIKDVIKIYRP from the exons ACACAAGCCACCAGACCCGCTCAGTCTCCAGCCGCCCCTACTACAGTTTGCCCAACAGCAGCCATGAGAGACGTTCGGTTCTCACCGTCACGGAGCCGCCGCGTTTCCACTCCCAAGCCAAAGGCAAGAACGTGCGCCTGGACGCTCACTCCCGCAAGGCCACGCGGAGGAACAGTTTCTGCAATGGGGTCACCTTCACCAACCGGCCCATCCATCTCTACGAGAAGGTCAGGCTGAAGCTGGTGGCTGTGCACCACGGCTGGAGTGGGGCCCTGCGCTTTGGCTTCACCATTCACGACCCATCGCAGATGAGCTCTGAGGAGATACCAAAGTACGCCTGTCCGGACCTGGTGACCCGACCTGGATACTGGGCCAAAGCTTTGCCAGAGAGGTTTGCTGTGAGAGACAATATCTTGGCCTTCTGGGTTGACCGTCATGGGAGAGTCTTCTATAGTATTAATGATGAGGAGCCAATATTGTTTCACTGTGGTATTAAAGTTTCTGGTCCTCTCTGGGCACTCATAGACGTCTATGGAATTACCCATGAAGTGCAAATACTAG ACAGCATGTTTGCAGAGACCATGACCACTGCCCGGCTCAGCAGTGCCCGGCTCAGCACTTGCCTTCCGCAGAGCAACCATGATTCTGCCAACTTCAATAACAACGAACTGGAGAATAACCAAGTGGTAGCCAAAATTGCAAACCTAAACCTAAGCCGGGTTCCAGGGCTTGCGACAGACAACCACATCATCCCCTGTTGCCCAAACCGACGGCAGCGTGCCCAGGGGgtcccagccttcctggacacTGACCTGCGATTCCACCCCACTCGTGGACCTGACATCACATTTTCTCAGGACCGGATGGTTGCCTGTACCAACTGGCAAGAAAGCAATAGGACTTTGGTGTTTTCTGACCGACCTTTGCACATTGGTGAAAGCCTCTTTGTGGAAGTAGGACATCTTGGGTTGCCATATTATGGGGCCCTTTCGTTTGGCATCACTTCTTGTGATCCGAGTACTTTACGGACAAACGAGCTCCCAGCAGATCCAGACTTTCTCTTGGACCGCAAGGAATACTGGGTGGTTTACCGAGCGTTCCCGGTCCTCAACAGTGGTGACATTCTCAGTTTCATGGTCTTGCCGAATGGAGAGGTGCACCACGGGGTGAATGGAGCCAGCCGAGGAATGCTCATGTGCGTGGACACCTCACAGTCTCTCTGGGTGTTTTTTACAATCCACGGTGTAATCAACCAGCTCAAAATACTGG GCACTGTGCAGTCCAGCCCAGTGACCGTCTCTCCCTCAGGATCCCCCGGTGGTTCGCAGTACGACAGTGACTCGGACATGGCCTTCAGCGTCAACAGGTCGTCGTCTGCTTCGGAGTCGTCGCTCG AGCCATCAAGCAGCAAGAATGGGGAATGCACCGTCTGCTTTGACAGCGAGGTGGACACAGTGATCTACACCTGCGGACACATGTGCCTCTGCAACACCTGTGGTCTTAAGCTGAAGAAGCAGCTCAACGCCTGCTGCCCAATCTGCCGACGGGTCATCAAAGATGTTATTAAAATATACCGTCCCTAG